A stretch of the Solanum dulcamara chromosome 6, daSolDulc1.2, whole genome shotgun sequence genome encodes the following:
- the LOC129893139 gene encoding EG45-like domain containing protein has translation MIAAASDTIWGNRAACGRMYRVTCTGPTNQGVPQPCTGTSVVVKVVDYCPPGCRGTIDLSQEAFSQIANIDAGKIKINFNQI, from the exons ATGATAGCTGCAGCAAGTGATACAATATGGGGAAATAGGGCAGCATGTGGAAGAATGTATAGAGTAACTTGTACTGGTCCTACTAATCAAGGTGTTCCACAGCCTTGTACTGGAACAAGTGTTGTTGTTAAAGTTGTAGATTATTGTCCTCCTGGATGTAGAGGAACAATTGATCTTTCTCAAGAAGCATTTTCCCAAATTGCCAATATAGATGCTGGAAAAATCAAGATTAATTTTAATCA GATCTAA
- the LOC129893530 gene encoding putative EG45-like domain containing protein 1: MAISKSIFLVIIAIVATLFSIVLATPGTATFYTSYVPSACYGSTPQGTIIAAASDPLWDGGKICGKTFNVTCTGPTNPVPHPCTGKSIVVKIVDHCPGCGGTLDLSKEAFSTIANPVAGVIKIDYVQ; encoded by the exons ATGGCAATTTCTAAAAGCATTTTTCTTGTAATTATTGCTATTGTGGCAACTTTGTTCTCTATAGTTTTGGCTACACCAGGGACTGCAACATTTTATACTAGCTATGTTC CCTCGGCGTGTTATGGAAGCACACCCCAAGGCACAATAATAGCAGCAGCTAGTGATCCTCTATGGGATGGTGGGAAAATATGTGGAAAAACATTCAATGTGACATGTACTGGACCAACAAATCCAGTGCCACACCCTTGCACTGGAAAGAGTATTGTTGTGAAGATTGTTGATCATTGTCCTGGATGTGGTGGAACCCTAGATCTCTCTAAAGAAGCTTTTTCAACCATTGCTAATCCTGTGGCCGGTGTTATCAAGATCGATTATGTCCAGTAA